In Candidatus Zixiibacteriota bacterium, the following are encoded in one genomic region:
- a CDS encoding class I SAM-dependent methyltransferase yields the protein MPHPDHEKNRHAWNQMVDLHVNHPEYLTQHVIDGGSSLKKIELDALGDVRGRELLHLMCQFGLDTLSWARQGARVTGVDISERSVEVAREIARKAGLEAAFVRSDVLDLIGVLDRKFDIVYQSYGTHIWISDIEQWARVVAHYLKPGGVFFLIDEHPANMLFLQPGADFDYFATEPERTVNPTDYCETDVRIDGEHVEWQHPVFRIVNALIAAGLTIESLGEYNYYYYKYAEGWQPFDGYPGYLLPPDGKPARFPLMLSVKARKP from the coding sequence ATGCCCCATCCCGATCACGAAAAAAACCGCCATGCCTGGAACCAGATGGTCGACCTCCACGTCAACCACCCGGAATATCTCACGCAGCACGTCATCGATGGCGGCTCGTCCCTGAAGAAGATCGAACTCGATGCGCTCGGCGATGTTCGCGGACGAGAACTCCTGCACCTGATGTGTCAGTTCGGATTGGACACCCTGTCGTGGGCGCGTCAGGGCGCCCGCGTGACGGGAGTCGACATTTCGGAACGGTCAGTCGAAGTCGCCCGTGAGATTGCACGAAAAGCCGGCCTCGAGGCTGCGTTCGTCCGCTCCGACGTACTCGACTTGATCGGGGTCCTCGATAGAAAATTCGACATCGTCTACCAGTCGTACGGCACCCACATCTGGATCTCCGATATAGAACAGTGGGCCAGGGTAGTCGCACACTATCTGAAACCGGGAGGCGTCTTTTTCCTCATCGATGAGCACCCTGCCAACATGCTGTTCCTGCAACCCGGAGCCGACTTTGACTACTTCGCTACAGAACCCGAGCGTACCGTCAACCCGACCGACTATTGTGAAACCGATGTGCGTATCGATGGTGAGCATGTGGAGTGGCAGCACCCGGTGTTCAGGATCGTCAACGCTTTGATTGCCGCCGGCCTGACCATCGAGTCGCTTGGCGAGTACAACTATTACTACTACAAGTATGCTGAGGGTTGGCAGCCGTTTGATGGCTACCCCGGCTACTTGCTCCCGCCGGACGGCAAACCCGCAAGATTTCCGTTGATGCTGTCCGTGAAAGCGAGAAAGCCGTAG